In one window of Apium graveolens chloroplast, complete genome DNA:
- the rpoC1 gene encoding RpoC1, with the protein MIDQYKHQQLRIGSVSPQQISTWANKILPNGERVGEVTKPYTFHYKTNKPEKDGLFCERIFGPIKSGICACGNYRVIGDKKKYRKFCEQCGVEFIDSRIRRYQMGYIKLACPVTHVWYLKRLPSYIANLLDKPLKELEGNFSFARPIAKKPTFLRLRGLFEYEIQSWKYSIPLFFTTQGFDTFRNREISTGAGAIREQLADLDLRIIIDSSLVEWKELGEDGPTGNEWEDRKVGRRKDFLVRRMELAKHFLRTNIDPEWMVLCLLPVLPPELRPIVQIDGGKLMSSDINELYRRVIYRNNTLTDLLTTSRSTPGELVMCQEKLVQEAVDTLLDNGIRGQPMRDGHNKVYKSFSDVIEGKEGRFRETLLGKRVDYSGRSVIVVGPSLSLHQCGLPREIAIELFQTFVIRSLIRQHIASNIGVAKSKIREKKPIVWEILREVMRGHPVLLNRAPTLHRLGIQAFQPVLVEGRAICLHPLVRKGFNADFDGDQMAVHVPLSFEAQAEARLLMFSHINLLSPAIGDPISVPTQDMLIGLYVLTSGNRRGICVNRYNPSNHRNYQNKRIYANNYKYTKEKEPFFCNSYDAIGAYRQKRINLDSPLWLRWRLDQRVIAAREAPLEVHYESLGTYYDIYGQYLIVRSIKKEIISIYIRTTVGHISMYREIEEAIQGFCQAC; encoded by the exons ATGATTGATCAGTATAAACATCAACAACTCCGAATTGGATCAGTTTCTCCTCAACAAATAAGTACTTGGGCGAATAAAATCCTCCCGAATGGAGAGAGAGTTGGAGAGGTGACAAAACCTTATACTTTTCATTACAAAACCAATAAACCCGAAAAAGATGGATTATTTTGTGAAAGAATTTTTGGGCCTATCAAAAGTGGAATTTGTGCTTGTGGAAATTATCGAGTAATCGGAGATAAAAAAAAATACCGGAAATTTTGTGAACAATGCGGGGTCGAGTTTATTGATTCTCGGATACGAAGATATCAAATGGGCTACATCAAACTCGCATGCCCAGTAACCCACGTGTGGTATTTGAAACGTCTTCCTAGTTATATTGCGAATCTTTTAGATAAACCTCTTAAAGAATTAGAAGGC AATTTTTCTTTTGCTAGGCCCATAGCTAAAAAACCCACTTTCTTACGATTACGAGGTTTGTTCGAATATGAAATCCAATCCTGGAAATACAGCATCCCACTTTTTTTTACTACCCAAGGCTTCGATACATTTCGAAATCGAGAGATCTCGACTGGAGCAGGTGCTATCCGAGAACAATTAGCCGATCTAGATTTACGGATTATTATAGATTCTTCATTGGTAGAATGGAAAGAGTTGGGGGAAGACGGTCCCACAGGGAATGAGTGGGAAGATCGAAAAGTTGGAAGACGAAAGGATTTTTTGGTCAGACGTATGGAATTAGCGAAGCATTTTCTTCGAACAAATATAGACCCAGAATGGATGGTTTTGTGTCTATTACCTGTCCTTCCTCCTGAGTTACGACCGATCGTTCAGATAGACGGGGGTAAACTAATGAGCTCGGATATTAATGAACTCTATAGAAGAGTTATCTATCGGAACAATACTCTTACCGACTTATTAACAACAAGTAGATCTACGCCAGGAGAATTAGTAATGTGTCAGGAGAAATTGGTACAAGAAGCCGTGGATACACTTCTTGATAATGGAATCCGTGGACAACCGATGAGGGACGGCCATAATAAAGTTTACAAGTCATTTTCAGATGTAATTGAAGGCAAAGAGGGAAGATTTCGCGAGACTTTGCTTGGCAAACGGGTCGATTATTCAGGGCGTTCTGTCATTGTCGTGGGCCCCTCACTTTCATTACATCAATGCGGATTGCCCCGTGAAATAGCAATAGAGCTTTTCCAGACATTTGTAATTCGTAGTCTAATTAGACAACATATTGCTTCGAATATAGGAGTTGCTAAGAGTAAAATTCGGGAAAAAAAACCGATTGTATGGGAAATACTTCGGGAAGTTATGCGGGGGCATCCTGTATTGCTAAATAGAGCACCTACTCTGCATAGATTGGGCATCCAGGCATTCCAGCCTGTTTTAGTGGAGGGTCGTGCTATTTGTTTACATCCATTAGTTCGTAAAGGATTCAATGCAGACTTTGACGGGGATCAAATGGCTGTTCATGTGCCTTTATCTTTTGAGGCTCAAGCGGAAGCACGTTTACTTATGTTTTCTCATATTAATCTTTTATCTCCGGCAATTGGGGATCCTATTTCCGTACCAACTCAAGATATGCTTATTGGACTCTATGTCTTAACTAGCGGGAATCGTCGAGGTATTTGTGTAAATAGGTATAATCCATCTAATCATAGAAACTATCAAAATAAAAGAATTTATGCGAATAACTATAAGTATACGAAAGAAAAAGAACCTTTTTTTTGTAATTCTTATGATGCAATTGGAGCTTATCGGCAGAAACGAATCAATTTAGATAGTCCTTTGTGGCTCCGGTGGCGGCTAGATCAACGCGTTATTGCTGCAAGAGAAGCTCCTCTCGAAGTTCACTATGAATCTTTGGGTACCTATTATGATATTTATGGGCAATATCTAATAGTAAGAAGTATAAAAAAAGAAATTATTTCTATATATATTCGAACTACTGTTGGTCATATTTCGATGTATCGAGAAATCGAAGAAGCTATACAGGGGTTTTGTCAGGCCTGTTGA
- the rpoB gene encoding RpoB, protein MLRDVNEGMSTIPGFNQIQFEGFCRFMDQGLTEELYKFPKIEDTDQEIEFQLFVETYQLVEPLIKERDAVYESLTYSSELYISAGLIWKTSRDMQEQTIFIGNIPLMNSLGTSIVNGIYRIVINQILQSPGIYYRSELDHNGISVYTGTIISDWGGRLELEIDRKARIWARVSRKQKISILVLSSAMGSNLREILENVCYPEIFLSFLTDKEKKKIGSKENAILEFYQQFACVGGDPVFSESLCKELQKKFFQQKCELGKIGRRNMNRRLHLDISQNNTFLLPRDILAAADHLIGMKFGMGTLDDMNHLKNKRIRSVADLIQDQLGLALVRLETVIRGTICGALRHKLIPAPHNLVTSTPLTTTYESFFGLHPLSQVLDRTNPLTQIVHGRKLSYLGPGGLTGRTASFRIRDIHPSHYGRICPIDTSEGINVGLIGSLAIHAKIGRWGSLESPFYEISHRSKGARMLYLSPGKDEYYMVAAGNPLALNQGLQEEQVVPARYRQEFLTIAWEQVHLRSIFSFQYFSIGASLIPFIEHNDANRALMSSNMQRQAVPLSRSEKCIVGTGLERQAALDSGVLAIAEHEGKVIYTDTDKILLSGNGDTLNIPLVMYQRSNKNTCMHQKPQVQRGKYIKKGQILAYGAATVGGELALGKNVLVAYMPWEGYNFEDAVLISERLVYEDIYTSFHIRKYEIQTHVTSQGPERVTKEIPHLEAHLLRNLDKNGIVMLGSWVETGEILVGKLTPQMVKESSYAPEDRLLRAILGIQVSTSKETCLKLPIGGRGRVIDVRWIQKRGGSSYNPETIRVYISQKREIKVGDKVAGRHGNKGIISKILPRQDMPYLQDGRPVDMVFNPLGVPSRMNVGQIFECSLGLAGGLLDRHYRIAPFDERYEQEASRKLVFSELYQASKQTATPWVFEPEYPGKSRIFDGRTGDPFEQPVIIGKPYILKLIHQVDDKIHGRSSGHYALVTQQPLRGRAKQGGQRVGEMEVWALEGFGVAYILQEMLTYKSDHIRARQEVLGTTIIGGAIPNPQDAPESFRLLVRELRSLALELNHFFVSEKTFKIKRKEA, encoded by the coding sequence ATGCTCCGAGATGTAAATGAGGGAATGTCTACAATACCTGGCTTTAATCAGATACAATTTGAAGGATTTTGTAGGTTCATGGATCAGGGCTTGACGGAAGAACTTTATAAGTTTCCAAAAATTGAAGATACCGATCAAGAAATTGAATTTCAATTATTTGTGGAAACATATCAATTAGTAGAACCGTTGATAAAAGAAAGAGATGCTGTGTATGAATCCCTCACATATTCTTCTGAATTATATATATCCGCGGGACTCATTTGGAAAACCAGTAGGGATATGCAAGAACAAACTATTTTTATTGGAAACATTCCTCTAATGAATTCTCTGGGAACTTCTATAGTAAATGGAATATATAGAATTGTGATCAATCAAATATTGCAAAGTCCCGGTATTTATTACCGGTCAGAATTAGATCATAATGGAATTTCGGTGTATACCGGCACCATAATATCGGATTGGGGAGGAAGATTAGAATTAGAGATTGATAGAAAAGCAAGGATATGGGCTCGTGTGAGTAGGAAACAAAAAATATCTATTCTAGTTCTATCATCGGCTATGGGTTCGAATCTAAGAGAAATTCTAGAGAATGTTTGCTATCCTGAAATATTTTTATCTTTTCTGACTGATAAGGAAAAAAAAAAAATAGGGTCAAAAGAAAATGCCATTTTGGAGTTTTACCAACAATTTGCTTGTGTAGGCGGGGATCCGGTATTTTCTGAATCCTTATGTAAGGAATTACAAAAGAAATTCTTTCAACAAAAATGTGAATTAGGAAAGATTGGTCGACGAAATATGAATCGGAGATTGCACCTTGATATATCCCAGAACAATACATTTTTGTTACCGCGAGATATATTGGCAGCCGCAGATCATTTGATTGGAATGAAATTTGGAATGGGTACACTTGACGATATGAATCATTTGAAAAATAAACGCATTCGTTCTGTAGCAGATCTTATACAAGATCAATTAGGATTGGCTCTGGTTCGTTTAGAAACTGTGATTCGAGGAACTATATGTGGAGCACTTAGGCATAAATTGATACCGGCTCCTCATAATTTGGTAACTTCAACTCCATTAACAACTACTTATGAATCTTTTTTCGGTTTACATCCATTATCTCAAGTTTTGGATCGAACTAATCCATTGACACAAATAGTTCATGGGAGAAAATTGAGTTATTTGGGCCCTGGAGGATTGACAGGGCGAACTGCTAGTTTTCGAATACGAGATATCCATCCTAGTCATTATGGGCGTATTTGCCCAATTGACACGTCTGAAGGAATAAATGTCGGACTTATTGGATCTTTAGCAATTCATGCGAAGATTGGTCGTTGGGGATCTCTAGAGAGCCCGTTTTATGAGATTTCTCATAGATCAAAAGGGGCACGGATGCTTTATTTATCACCAGGTAAAGATGAATACTATATGGTAGCGGCGGGAAATCCTTTGGCCTTGAATCAGGGTCTTCAGGAAGAACAGGTTGTTCCAGCTCGATATCGTCAAGAATTCCTGACTATTGCATGGGAACAGGTTCATCTTCGAAGTATTTTTTCCTTCCAATATTTTTCTATTGGAGCTTCCCTCATTCCTTTTATCGAGCATAATGATGCGAATCGGGCTTTAATGAGTTCGAATATGCAACGTCAAGCAGTTCCTCTTTCTCGATCCGAGAAGTGTATTGTTGGAACTGGGTTGGAACGCCAGGCGGCTCTAGATTCAGGGGTTCTTGCTATAGCCGAACATGAAGGAAAGGTCATTTATACCGATACTGACAAGATCCTTTTATCGGGTAATGGAGATACTCTAAACATTCCATTAGTTATGTATCAACGTTCCAACAAAAATACTTGTATGCATCAAAAACCCCAGGTTCAGAGGGGTAAATACATTAAAAAAGGACAAATTTTAGCATATGGCGCCGCTACAGTTGGTGGCGAACTCGCTTTGGGGAAAAACGTATTAGTAGCTTATATGCCTTGGGAAGGTTACAATTTTGAAGATGCAGTGCTCATTAGCGAGCGTTTGGTTTATGAAGATATTTATACTTCTTTTCACATACGAAAATATGAAATTCAAACTCATGTGACAAGCCAAGGCCCCGAAAGGGTCACTAAGGAAATACCGCATTTAGAAGCTCATTTACTACGCAATTTAGACAAAAACGGAATTGTAATGCTGGGATCTTGGGTAGAGACGGGTGAGATTTTAGTAGGTAAATTAACGCCCCAAATGGTGAAAGAATCGTCGTATGCCCCCGAGGATAGATTGTTACGAGCCATACTTGGCATTCAGGTATCTACTTCAAAAGAAACTTGTCTAAAACTACCTATAGGCGGTAGGGGTCGAGTTATTGATGTGAGATGGATCCAGAAAAGGGGAGGTTCTAGTTATAATCCAGAAACGATTCGTGTATATATTTCACAGAAACGTGAAATTAAGGTAGGCGATAAAGTAGCTGGAAGACATGGAAATAAGGGTATCATTTCAAAAATTTTGCCTAGACAAGATATGCCTTATTTGCAAGATGGAAGACCTGTTGATATGGTCTTCAACCCATTAGGGGTACCTTCACGAATGAATGTAGGGCAGATATTTGAATGTTCACTCGGGTTAGCGGGGGGTCTACTAGACAGACATTATCGAATAGCCCCTTTTGATGAGAGATATGAACAAGAAGCTTCGAGAAAACTAGTGTTTTCTGAATTATATCAAGCCAGTAAGCAAACGGCGACTCCATGGGTATTTGAACCCGAGTATCCGGGAAAAAGCAGAATTTTTGATGGAAGAACGGGAGATCCTTTTGAACAACCTGTTATAATAGGAAAGCCTTATATCTTGAAATTAATTCATCAAGTTGATGATAAAATCCATGGACGGTCCAGCGGACATTATGCACTTGTTACACAACAACCCCTTAGAGGAAGGGCCAAGCAAGGCGGGCAGCGGGTAGGAGAGATGGAGGTTTGGGCTCTAGAAGGATTTGGTGTTGCTTATATTTTACAAGAGATGCTTACTTATAAATCGGATCATATTAGAGCTCGCCAGGAAGTACTTGGTACTACTATCATTGGAGGAGCAATACCTAATCCTCAGGATGCTCCAGAATCTTTTCGATTGCTCGTTCGAGAACTACGATCTTTGGCTCTGGAACTGAATCATTTCTTTGTATCTGAGAAGACTTTCAAGATTAAAAGGAAGGAAGCTTAA
- the petN gene encoding PetN — MDIVSLAWAALMVVFTFSLSLVVWGRSGL; from the coding sequence ATGGATATAGTAAGTCTCGCTTGGGCTGCTTTAATGGTAGTCTTTACTTTTTCCCTTTCACTCGTAGTATGGGGAAGAAGTGGACTCTAG
- the psbM gene encoding PsbM: MEVNILAFIATALFILVPTAFLLIIYVKTETQNQNKKD; encoded by the coding sequence ATGGAAGTAAATATTCTTGCATTTATTGCTACTGCACTGTTCATTCTAGTTCCTACTGCTTTTCTGCTTATCATTTATGTAAAAACAGAAACTCAAAATCAAAATAAAAAGGATTAA
- the psbD gene encoding PsbD, producing the protein MTIALGKFTKDEKDLFDVMDDWLRRDRFVFVGWSGLLLFPCAYFALGGWFTGTTFVTSWYTHGLASSYLEGCNFLTAAVSTPANSLAHSLLLLWGPEAQGDFTRWCQLGGLWTFVALHGAFGLIGFMLRQFELARSVQLRPYNAIAFSGPIAVFVSVFLIYPLGQSGWFFAPSFGVAAIFRFILFFQGFHNWTLNPFHMMGVAGVLGAALLCAIHGATVENTLFEDGDGANTFRAFNPTQAEETYSMVTANRFWSQIFGVAFSNKRWLHFFMLFVPVTGLWMSALGVVGLALNLRAYDFVSQEIRAAEDPEFETFYTKNILLNEGIRAWMAAQDQPHENLIFPEEVLPRGNAL; encoded by the coding sequence ATGACTATAGCCCTTGGGAAATTTACCAAAGACGAAAAAGATTTATTTGATGTTATGGATGACTGGTTACGGAGGGACCGTTTCGTTTTTGTAGGATGGTCCGGTCTATTGCTCTTTCCTTGTGCCTATTTCGCTTTAGGAGGCTGGTTCACAGGTACAACCTTTGTAACTTCATGGTATACCCATGGATTGGCCAGTTCCTATTTGGAAGGCTGCAATTTCTTAACTGCCGCAGTTTCTACTCCTGCTAATAGTTTAGCACATTCTTTGTTGTTACTATGGGGTCCTGAAGCACAAGGGGATTTTACTCGTTGGTGTCAATTAGGTGGTCTGTGGACTTTTGTTGCCCTCCACGGTGCTTTCGGACTAATAGGCTTCATGTTACGTCAATTCGAACTTGCTCGATCTGTTCAATTGCGACCTTATAATGCAATCGCGTTCTCTGGTCCAATTGCTGTTTTTGTTTCGGTATTCCTGATTTATCCACTAGGGCAATCTGGTTGGTTCTTTGCGCCTAGTTTTGGTGTAGCAGCTATTTTTCGATTCATCCTCTTTTTTCAAGGATTTCATAATTGGACCTTAAACCCATTTCATATGATGGGAGTTGCGGGGGTATTGGGCGCTGCTTTGCTATGCGCTATTCATGGTGCTACTGTAGAAAATACTTTATTTGAAGATGGTGATGGTGCAAATACATTCCGTGCTTTTAACCCGACTCAAGCCGAAGAAACTTATTCAATGGTCACCGCGAACCGCTTTTGGTCCCAAATCTTTGGGGTTGCTTTTTCCAATAAACGTTGGTTACATTTCTTTATGTTATTTGTACCAGTAACCGGTTTATGGATGAGTGCTCTTGGAGTAGTTGGTCTGGCCCTGAACCTCCGCGCCTATGACTTCGTTTCTCAGGAAATTCGCGCGGCAGAAGATCCTGAATTTGAGACTTTCTACACCAAAAATATTCTCTTAAACGAAGGTATTCGTGCTTGGATGGCGGCTCAAGATCAGCCTCATGAAAACCTTATATTCCCTGAGGAGGTTCTACCCCGTGGAAACGCTCTTTAA
- the psbC gene encoding PsbC, whose protein sequence is METLFNGTLALSGRDQETTGFAWWAGNARLINLSGKLLGAHVAHAGLIVFWAGGMNLFEVAHFVPEKPMYEQGLILLPHLATLGWGVGPGGEVIDTFPYFVSGVLHLISSAVLGFGGIYHALLGPETLEESFPFFGYVWKDRNKMTTILGIHLILLGIGAFLLVFKALYFGGVYDTWAPGGGDVRKITNLTLNPSIIFGYLLKSPFGGEGWIVSVDDLEDIIGGHVWLGSICILGGIWHILTKPFAWARRALVWSGEAYLSYSLAALSVFGFIACCFVWFNNTAYPSEFYGPTGPEASQAQAFTFLVRDQRLGANVGSAQGPTGLGKYLMRSPTGEVIFGGETMRFWDLRAPWLEPLRGPNGLDLSRLKKDIQPWQERRSAEYMTHAPLGSLNSVGGVATEINAVNYVSPRSWLATSHFVLGFFLFVGHLWHAGRARAAAAGFEKGIDRDFEPVLSMTPLN, encoded by the coding sequence GTGGAAACGCTCTTTAATGGAACTTTAGCTTTATCTGGTCGTGACCAAGAAACCACCGGTTTCGCTTGGTGGGCCGGGAATGCCCGGCTTATCAATTTATCTGGTAAACTACTAGGGGCTCATGTAGCCCATGCCGGATTAATCGTATTCTGGGCCGGAGGAATGAACCTATTTGAAGTGGCTCATTTCGTACCAGAAAAGCCTATGTATGAACAAGGATTAATTTTACTTCCTCACCTAGCTACTCTAGGTTGGGGAGTAGGTCCTGGTGGGGAAGTTATAGACACTTTTCCATATTTTGTATCTGGAGTACTTCATTTAATTTCCTCTGCAGTATTGGGCTTTGGTGGTATTTATCATGCACTTCTAGGACCTGAGACGCTTGAAGAATCTTTTCCATTCTTCGGTTATGTATGGAAAGATAGAAATAAAATGACCACAATTTTAGGTATTCACTTAATCTTGTTAGGTATAGGTGCTTTTCTTCTAGTATTCAAGGCTCTTTATTTTGGTGGTGTCTATGATACCTGGGCTCCGGGAGGGGGAGATGTAAGAAAAATTACCAACTTGACCCTTAACCCAAGTATTATATTTGGTTATTTACTAAAATCGCCCTTTGGAGGGGAAGGATGGATTGTTAGTGTAGACGATTTGGAAGATATAATCGGAGGACATGTATGGTTAGGTTCCATTTGTATACTTGGTGGAATCTGGCATATCTTAACCAAACCTTTCGCATGGGCTCGACGCGCACTTGTATGGTCTGGAGAAGCTTACTTATCTTATAGTTTAGCGGCTTTATCCGTTTTTGGTTTCATTGCTTGTTGTTTTGTCTGGTTCAATAATACCGCCTATCCTAGCGAGTTTTACGGACCCACTGGACCAGAAGCTTCCCAAGCTCAAGCATTTACTTTTCTAGTTAGAGACCAACGTTTGGGGGCTAACGTGGGCTCCGCTCAAGGACCTACTGGTTTAGGTAAATATTTAATGCGTTCTCCCACCGGAGAAGTCATTTTTGGAGGAGAAACTATGCGTTTTTGGGATCTACGTGCCCCTTGGTTAGAACCTCTAAGGGGTCCAAATGGGTTGGACTTGAGTAGGCTGAAAAAAGACATACAACCTTGGCAAGAACGGCGCTCTGCAGAATATATGACTCATGCCCCTTTAGGTTCTTTAAATTCCGTGGGTGGTGTAGCTACCGAGATCAATGCAGTCAATTATGTCTCTCCTAGAAGTTGGTTAGCTACTTCTCATTTTGTTCTAGGATTCTTCTTGTTCGTAGGTCATTTGTGGCACGCGGGAAGGGCTCGTGCAGCTGCAGCGGGGTTTGAAAAAGGAATTGATCGTGATTTTGAACCTGTTCTTTCCATGACCCCTCTTAATTGA
- the psbZ gene encoding PsbZ yields the protein MTLAFQLAVFALIATSSILLIGVPVVFASPDGWSSNKNVLFSGTSLWIGLVFLVGILNSLIS from the coding sequence ATGACTCTTGCTTTCCAATTGGCTGTTTTTGCATTAATTGCTACTTCATCAATCTTATTAATTGGCGTACCTGTTGTATTTGCTTCTCCTGATGGTTGGTCAAGTAACAAAAATGTTTTATTTTCTGGTACATCATTATGGATTGGATTAGTCTTTCTGGTGGGTATCCTTAATTCTCTCATCTCTTGA
- the rps14 gene encoding ribosomal protein S14, with amino-acid sequence MARKGLIQRENKRQKLEQKYHSIRRSSKKEIRQVLSLSDKWEIYGKLQSPPRNSAPTRLHRRCFSTGRPRANYRDFGLSGQILREMVHACLLPGATRSSW; translated from the coding sequence ATGGCAAGAAAAGGTTTGATTCAGAGGGAGAATAAGAGGCAAAAATTGGAACAGAAATATCATTCGATTCGTCGATCCTCAAAAAAAGAAATAAGGCAAGTTCTGTCCTTAAGCGACAAATGGGAAATTTATGGAAAGTTACAATCTCCGCCGCGTAATAGTGCACCTACACGCCTCCATCGACGTTGTTTTTCGACCGGAAGGCCGAGAGCTAACTATCGAGACTTTGGACTATCTGGACAGATACTTCGTGAAATGGTTCACGCATGTTTATTGCCAGGGGCGACAAGATCCAGTTGGTAA
- the psaB gene encoding PsaB: MALRFPRFSQGLAQDPTTRRIWFGIATAHDFESHDDITEERLYQNIFASHFGQLAIIFLWTSGNLFHVAWQGNFESWVQDPLHVRPIAHAIWDPHFGQPAVEAFTRGGALGPVNIAYSGVYQWWYTIGLRTNEDLYTGALFLLFLSVISLIAGWLHLQPKWKPSVSWFKNAESRLNHHLSGLFGVSSLAWTGHLVHVAIPASRGEYVRWNNFLDVLPHPQGLGPLFTGQWNLYAQNPDSSSHLFGTSQGAGTAILTLLGGFHPQTQSLWLTDMAHHHLAIAFIFLVAGHMYRTNFGIGHSMKDLLDAHIPPGGRLGRGHKGLYDTINNSLHFQLGLALASLGVITSLVAQHMYSLPAYAFIAQDFTTQAALYTHHQYIAGFIMTGAFAHGAIFFIRDYSPEQNEDNVLARMLDHKEAIISHLSWASLFLGFHTLGLYVHNDVMLAFGTPEKQILIEPIFAQWIQSAHGKTSYGFDVLLSSTNGPAFNAGRSIWLPGWLNAVNETSNSLFLTIGPGDFLVHHAIALGLHTTTLILVKGALDARGSKLMPDKKDFGYSFPCDGPGRGGTCDISAWDAFYLAVFWMLNTIGWVTFYWHWKHITLWQGNVSQFNESSTYLMGWLRDYLWLNSSQLINGYNPFGMNSLSVWAWMFLFGHLVWATGFMFLISWRGYWQELIETLAWAHERTPLANLIRWRDKPVALSIVQARLVGLAHFSVGYIFTYAAFLIASTSGKFG, from the coding sequence ATGGCATTAAGATTTCCAAGGTTTAGCCAAGGCTTAGCTCAGGACCCCACTACTCGTCGTATTTGGTTTGGTATTGCTACCGCACATGACTTCGAGAGTCATGATGATATTACTGAGGAACGTCTTTATCAGAATATTTTTGCATCTCACTTCGGGCAATTAGCAATAATTTTTCTGTGGACTTCCGGAAATCTGTTTCATGTAGCTTGGCAAGGAAATTTTGAGTCATGGGTACAGGACCCTTTACATGTAAGACCTATTGCTCATGCAATTTGGGATCCTCATTTTGGTCAACCGGCTGTAGAAGCTTTTACTCGAGGGGGTGCTCTCGGCCCAGTGAATATCGCTTATTCTGGTGTTTATCAGTGGTGGTATACAATCGGTTTACGCACTAATGAAGATCTTTATACTGGAGCTCTTTTTCTATTATTTCTTTCTGTCATATCGTTAATAGCAGGTTGGTTACACCTACAACCGAAATGGAAACCGAGCGTTTCGTGGTTCAAAAACGCCGAATCTCGTCTCAATCATCATTTGTCAGGACTCTTCGGCGTAAGTTCCTTGGCTTGGACAGGGCATTTAGTACATGTGGCTATTCCTGCATCCAGAGGGGAGTACGTTCGATGGAATAATTTCTTAGATGTATTACCACATCCCCAAGGGTTAGGCCCGCTTTTTACAGGCCAGTGGAATCTTTATGCTCAAAACCCCGACTCAAGTAGTCATTTATTTGGTACCTCCCAAGGAGCAGGAACTGCCATTCTAACCCTTCTCGGGGGATTTCATCCACAAACGCAAAGTTTATGGCTGACTGATATGGCTCATCATCATTTAGCTATTGCATTTATTTTTCTCGTTGCCGGTCATATGTATAGAACTAACTTCGGTATTGGACACAGTATGAAAGATCTTTTAGATGCACATATTCCTCCGGGGGGACGATTGGGACGTGGGCATAAGGGTCTTTATGACACAATCAACAATTCCCTTCATTTTCAATTAGGCCTTGCTTTAGCCTCGTTAGGGGTTATTACTTCCTTGGTAGCTCAACACATGTACTCTTTACCCGCTTATGCATTCATAGCACAAGACTTTACTACTCAAGCTGCGTTATATACTCATCACCAATACATCGCAGGATTCATCATGACAGGAGCTTTTGCTCATGGAGCTATATTTTTTATTAGAGATTACAGTCCGGAACAGAACGAGGATAATGTATTAGCAAGAATGTTAGACCATAAAGAAGCTATCATATCTCATTTAAGTTGGGCTAGCCTCTTTCTGGGGTTCCATACCTTGGGACTTTATGTTCATAATGATGTTATGCTTGCCTTTGGTACTCCGGAGAAACAAATCTTGATCGAACCTATATTTGCTCAATGGATACAATCCGCTCATGGTAAAACTTCATATGGTTTTGATGTACTTTTATCTTCAACAAATGGCCCGGCATTCAATGCGGGTCGAAGCATATGGTTGCCCGGTTGGTTAAATGCTGTTAATGAGACTAGTAATTCACTATTCTTAACAATCGGCCCCGGAGACTTTTTAGTTCATCATGCTATTGCTCTGGGTTTACATACAACTACATTGATCTTAGTAAAGGGTGCTTTAGATGCACGTGGTTCCAAATTAATGCCGGATAAAAAAGATTTCGGTTATAGTTTTCCGTGCGACGGCCCGGGACGAGGCGGTACTTGTGATATTTCGGCTTGGGACGCATTTTATTTGGCAGTTTTTTGGATGTTAAATACTATTGGATGGGTTACTTTTTATTGGCATTGGAAACATATCACATTATGGCAGGGTAACGTTTCGCAGTTTAATGAATCTTCCACTTATTTGATGGGCTGGTTAAGAGATTATTTGTGGTTAAACTCTTCACAACTTATCAATGGATATAACCCCTTTGGTATGAATAGTTTATCGGTCTGGGCGTGGATGTTCTTATTTGGGCATCTCGTTTGGGCTACTGGATTTATGTTCTTAATTTCCTGGCGTGGCTATTGGCAAGAATTGATTGAAACTTTAGCATGGGCTCATGAACGCACACCTTTGGCGAATTTGATTCGTTGGAGAGATAAACCGGTGGCCCTTTCCATTGTGCAAGCACGATTGGTTGGATTAGCCCACTTTTCCGTAGGTTATATATTCACTTATGCGGCTTTCTTGATTGCCTCTACATCGGGCAAATTTGGTTAA